From the genome of Bacteroidales bacterium:
CTGTCAGAATTCCCGGCGGAATGGACATTAGCAAAACATCCTGGGGAAACAGTTCTGTTATGGCCATGCTGGGACTGGCTGTCATTACAACATAAGAACCCAGCACTACAAAAGTCCCCAGGGTTAGCCCGGAGAATAATTCTCCCAACTGAAGTTTGGCCAGGAAAGTGGTGTAAAAAAGAATGCTGAAAGCTCCCAGCCCTGCCAATATAAAAATTATCCAGTGAACGGTGAAGGCAAAATAGATACCAATGGTCAGCGCTATGAGAAGGGTTATGACTGCTGCTTTGAATACACTGGCTGATGAAAGCAAACCTGAGCTGAGAACGCCGCTCCCTCCGCTGAAAGGCGTACGGGGCGTATTGTGATCGATTTTGGTTTTATTATCTGAATACTCATTGAAGAGGTTTACAGATATGTGGGAGGATACCACTCCAATTAATAAAAGCGCCGCATACAACGGATTGAATGTTGTTCCCGGCGGGTGATATTTCCAACCAAACGCCAGCCCTATAGCTACCAGTAAAACTGCAAGGATTAAAAAGGGGGCTCTCATTTCGGCGAGCCATAGTTTCATTTTTTCTTTCGTGCCCATATTGTTTTTATTTGGGTAACAAATATAAGAAATATTGTGTTTAAACGACGGTCAAATATTTTTGAGATGCTCTAAATAGAGTCTGTCTATAATATCCGCTGGCTGCGTTACGCTCGTTTTTCATGCCAGTCAATTATATTTGGTGGAGACATACGGCCGTACGTCTCTAAATTGGCATTCAAAACTCGCAAGCCTTGCCAGCGAATATTCCAGACGAGACTCTTTCAAATCTCTTTGACTTTATGGACAAACACTAAATAATCTCTGATCTGGAACATTTTCCAATGTACTCACGTATGCATTGGCTAAAGATACCGGTTCTAAACCGTAAAATTCCTTATGTTTTGCATTGGCACATATGGCAGTATTTGCCTTAAAAGCCTAAAATTTTAAATGACAGATATATGATTACATGGGATAAGTTTGTTATACGTTTCAATAAAATGTTACATAATCTTCTGTCTCATTTTGTCTTTTGGTATGTGAGTTTTTTGTTTTTTGTATTTCTTACCGGTGAAGATCAGATTTTTAAGATCCATCTGAATGTATTACAGTTAAAGAATTTGTATTTGATTATCCTTTTTTTAAGTGCCGGTGTTGCCCTTTTGTTCACTTTTCTTGACGGCATCTTTTCCGACCGGATATTAAGGTTTTTCCCAAGACGGCTAATGATATTCCTTAAATCGATGGTATATTTTGTTTCAGCCTTTATTCTGGCATTGTTGGCAGCCAGGCCTTCACTCGATTTTCCCGGTGAAGGGAATTATGGGGTGATATTACAGCAACTGCCGGCGATGGATATTCATTTTGCCAGATTTCTTGTATATTTCTATCTCTGTGGTTTTTTTATCAATTTTCTAAAAGGGGTTATGAGAAAGGTGGGCAAAGGAAATTTCAGGAGCTGGCTTTTGGGAATGCTTAATAAACCAATGGAACAGGAGCGGATTTTCATGTTTCTTGATATGAAATCGTCTACTTCTATCGCGGAAAAGCTCAATCATAAGAAATTCAGTCATTTGATTCAGGATGTATTTAACGATCTGGAAGTAGTGGATAACTATCAGGGAGAAATTTATCAGTATGTGGGCGATGGTGCCATTATTTCGTGGAAATTGAAGGATGGACTGAACAACAACAACTTTCTGCGGGCTTATTATGCTTTTAGAAGGCTTATTCACCGGAGAAGAAGATATTACAGGAGGAAATACGGACAAGAGCCCAGGTTTAAAGCGGGAGTGCATGCCGGTAAGGTAATGGTGCTCCAGATTGGTCAGATAAGACGGGATATTTCCTACAATGGCGATACCATAAACACGGCTGCCCGAATTGAATCCAAGTGTAATGACTATAAGCAGGATATATTGATATCAAAAGATTTATATGATCGGCTCGAAATGAAAAACGGGTTCAGCTTTAAACATATCGGTGATGTTCAATTGGATGGTAAAAGAAAAGCGGTTGGCATTTATAAGGTGAAAAATAAAAAGTGATTAAAATCTGTTTTATGGATAAATATTATATTATCTGTATTTTTGTAGAACGATGTAATTAGAGTCTGTCTATAATATCCGCTGGCTGCGTTACGCTCGTTTTGAATGCCAGTCGATTACATCAAGTAAACTCCTGGCATTCAAAACTCGCAAGCCTTGACAGCGAATATTCTAGACGAGACTCTTTCAAATCTATTTGACTTTATGGACAAACACTAATTAAAAATTAGCATTCATTTTATGAGCAGAAAAAAAGCAAAAGAGATACACTTGCCCATTCTGGTGGAACAGGATGAAGACAACTACTTTATTGTGAGCTGTCCGGTATATAAAGGTTGCCATTCCTATGGGGAGAGCATTGACGAAGCCCTGGAAAATATTAGAGAAGTTATTGAGATGTGTATGGAGGAGGAAAAAGAGAAAGAAATGGAGGGTAATAGATTTATTGGATTCAGAGAAATAAAGATATCCCTTAAAGATAGAGTTGTTTAATATAT
Proteins encoded in this window:
- a CDS encoding adenylate/guanylate cyclase domain-containing protein, producing the protein MITWDKFVIRFNKMLHNLLSHFVFWYVSFLFFVFLTGEDQIFKIHLNVLQLKNLYLIILFLSAGVALLFTFLDGIFSDRILRFFPRRLMIFLKSMVYFVSAFILALLAARPSLDFPGEGNYGVILQQLPAMDIHFARFLVYFYLCGFFINFLKGVMRKVGKGNFRSWLLGMLNKPMEQERIFMFLDMKSSTSIAEKLNHKKFSHLIQDVFNDLEVVDNYQGEIYQYVGDGAIISWKLKDGLNNNNFLRAYYAFRRLIHRRRRYYRRKYGQEPRFKAGVHAGKVMVLQIGQIRRDISYNGDTINTAARIESKCNDYKQDILISKDLYDRLEMKNGFSFKHIGDVQLDGKRKAVGIYKVKNKK
- a CDS encoding prenyltransferase, whose translation is MGTKEKMKLWLAEMRAPFLILAVLLVAIGLAFGWKYHPPGTTFNPLYAALLLIGVVSSHISVNLFNEYSDNKTKIDHNTPRTPFSGGSGVLSSGLLSSASVFKAAVITLLIALTIGIYFAFTVHWIIFILAGLGAFSILFYTTFLAKLQLGELFSGLTLGTFVVLGSYVVMTASPSMAITELFPQDVLLMSIPPGILTALLLLINEFPDMEADKQGGRNHLVIWLGRKKAAYVYISGMIATFGIIIGAALFNIVSPWFMLALIPIPFAFKASMGALKHGYDTPKLIPALGMNVLTVLSTDLLIAIAVIMETF
- a CDS encoding type II toxin-antitoxin system HicB family antitoxin, translating into MSRKKAKEIHLPILVEQDEDNYFIVSCPVYKGCHSYGESIDEALENIREVIEMCMEEEKEKEMEGNRFIGFREIKISLKDRVV